In Lycium ferocissimum isolate CSIRO_LF1 chromosome 7, AGI_CSIRO_Lferr_CH_V1, whole genome shotgun sequence, the sequence AAAATAAGCGTCAAATCTGCTTATTTTGGAAAGTTTTGTTTTGTCTTGGGAAAGTACTTTATGAGgtagcagtttgtgtttgactaattaatttaaaaagcacttttgccAATATTAAAGCAATACTTTGTGCTTGGCCAATGTTTCAGAAGTGGTTTCAGAGAAAAGCGACCTTTTTTAGCTTCAGGAAAAACTACTTCTGCTCTGCTCAAAAGCACActatttttttctctaaaaattTGGCAAACACATCCAGCtttctaaaataagcactttaTGAAGAGGGAAAAAAAGCACTCTTGGCTTCacaaaagcttgaccaaacagggTATTTGAAATTCAGTTGTAACTGACTTGTGTTGACTATTTAGGGAATTGCGTCGTCAGTTGTTTGGAAGGTATAGGAGAAGGCATAGCAGAAGCAGAAGCAGGAGCCGAAGTCCTTACAGGCATCGTAGCTATGAAGAGCGCTCTCGTAGGAGTCATAGTAGAAAGTATGATGAAAGGGATCATTATTATGAGAGTCGGAGCAGGAGGAACAGAAGTACAAGCCCTGAACATAGGAGGGGTAGGAGCAGGAGTCCAGTTGCCAGGAGAGACCGAAGTCCAGTTAGGGATAGCAGCGAAGAGAGGCGTGCAAGAATAGAGCAGTGGAACCGGGAAAAGGAACAGACAGAACTTGCTAACCAAGATCAGTATTATAATCAGCAATGAGAAGACAGCGCATATGGATAACTAATGAAAATATTGTGCAGTGGTTTGTGTCCTTATCCCTTATAATATTGATTATAATTATTGATGCTTTTACTCTGTCTTAAAGTATTGCCTTCTAGAAGGACCACCTGCCATGAAATATAGCTTAATGCCCATTTTCCACTTGCAGGCGGTGCAGGTTTTCAATTCTTTGATAAGCAACCTGAAAAGTTTTTGATCCTTTTTATGATGTGGCCTCTAATATGTTTTTTTCTGTGCTTCATTCGTTATTTACTCTCATTTCTACCCTTTGAAACTTGCTTCTAAGTCCTGTTTCCAAAGTCTGTCACTCTTGCCCGTACTTTTTCTTCTGATTGACGGAATTTCTCTCTGAAATCCCTTCTTATTTTTAGTCCTGTCATGCTTTATTGTCTTCTGAAAATATACCTTGCACCCTTTTTTACTTGTCAAGCAGTGTTTGTCTCACTACTTCACTTCCACTAtaaagttattttatttttttgtgtgagTTTGcttgtgatattttttttttttgggtgtggAGGGTGCAATGCTTGTGAGGTTATAATTTGAACTTCAGGTGAAATAATGGTTTGAACATATATTTCGAGTGAAAATTTTCAGACTTGAACTTCCACCGGCAATCTTCTACTTTCACAATCTTCTTTTCTAAAAAACTTAACTATCGGATAATAACTTCAACTATCTGCCCTAAATGTTTGTGTCATTTCactttgtttttcaattttgaaTCTTTGTCAAGTGTCAAAAGAATACTTTTAAGGTTATAGGGTGTAAACATGTCTTCTTGACATTTTGTTGTTATGAAGTGAAATTCCTAAACATTATCATTTGTTGGCTTATTCAAATTCCACAAACTATGTCTTATCGTTTAGGAGAAACTAATTACTGATGCATGTAGTTTCGTTTTGTTCTTGGCTCATTTTTCAGAAGATCTCTTGTGCCGTATCTCTCTGATAAGATGCAACTGATTTGTGATTGTTGACTTACACGTTGCCATGATAACTATCATCACACGGATGCTCACTCATTAATTTGCCTTCTAAAGTGACTCATGAAGTGTTGCTTCAAAAAAGCTCTGTCCTGAAACTTTTCTATAGCATGGTTGTCCTTTGCATAAACTTCTTCATTATTGCTAAGTAGGACCAGAAATTAAATTATCTTGTTTTATTGACATTCCAGTTTCATACATTTCTTGGTCATTCAGCTAAAATGCCTTTTCCGGCTCTAGGTTTAGGTCTAGTATTTTAGGGGCTATGTGAGAGACGACTTGCAGACGATAACATGCATCATTTTACTTGTATAATCTTTTGCCAAATGCATTGTGTGCTTGTTTGTGCAGTCAGGTTTCTTATGACCAGAGCTCATCCAGGCTAGTAGCTTTCGAGCTGTTCTttggttcttttatttctatCATTGAAGTTGGTCTTACTGAGTTAGTTTTGCAGGTCCAGGTATCCCTGCATGCAAAGGACccagattttgattttaattacaGCTTACCGTGAAATGTATACAGGTTGTGGAGCCAAGTCAGAAGATATATCCCTACAGTTTTTGGTTTGACAGGCATTTGCAGGGACGAGAGAAGAATGATTGAGCACTCTTCTGCAGCTTGAGACAGCAACGTTcgaattattttttctttcgtCTTATTTTAGGGTAATGCAACTTCGGAACAGGGTACTGCTGGTTTTGCATTCTCCAGACTAACAACTGTTTGCTATTGTGTATGGTGGTGAAATTGTATGAGACTATTTAAGGTTCCAGACCTCTAGTTTGTAACCTTTCTGGAAGAGAATCTTGATATCGTTTAGGCATTTCATCTTTTACTTCTTGATTTGGGTCTGTGCTGACATCTGCCGAGTGCACGGGCTGTGCTGTGTGTTGGCGTTTGAACAATATTTGGTTGAAGATGAGCAGTACGGTGCCTAACATACGTATTTGCGATTTCAGAGTTATAGTTTCTGCATTGACCTTTTAAATTCTCCTTTCGTGGAGCTCCTCTCGATGTCATACATAGTGTATCTACGCCTCTTGAAAAAGAGCATTTGGTTCGTTGTTTGGTGTTAGGACATAAATTGCAGTAGGTAACTTTTTTGTGAGTGAAAACCTTTTTGCACTTGAATACTCTTTGAACCAGTATGTCAACTATAAATTCTATGTCCAAGGTTGTTGAAATAATGGATCAAatagtaaaataaatattgatttACAGACAAAAGTTGAATTGAgataatgaaatattttttgtggccaattgatatgatatgttaatTTTCAAGTGCAATCATCTTTAGGTATCCATCAACGGTTTTCCCTTATAACTCCATGATATATCGGTTTTCTTGACAAGCTTAATCTGTTACATATTATCtgattagaagaaaaaaaatacctttgtttgtttctttttggcTAGAGTTTTACCCACCCTTGCTTTATTGGACCAAGAGGGGTTGAGTCAATCAAATGATTGAGCATGTTCTTATTTTTTCTCGAGGACTACTAAATTGTCCGCTCGAGTCGAACCTTTTAAGTATTATATTGGGAGAGTTGAATTTGGTTTAGATAATGTGTAGTTGGTACATGTTTCTTGAGCCTCCCACAAGACCTGATTTTAGTTGGAGAATAGCCGATATTAGTTTTCATTTTACGAATAGTGTATTAATTGACATATTTGAAGTGGTTAGTCATGATTTCGAAAGAATAGTGATACAACTTGTTTTTTGAAGGAGAGTATTGATGCCATCTCTTGCCAGCTTTTCCTTCGAAATCTGTAATTTGCAATACTAAAATCTTGAAGTAGTTTCAGTAACTGGCAAATGGGACCAAGACATTAAGGTGCAAGTGATATTCCATTGAATAAAAATAACTCTAACCAGAATAATAGTGTGAATATTAGAATTCCTTTCAAAGTACCTGTTTGTCAGGAAAATCCTTTTAAATTaaagaacaaacaaatttaTTCTGTGGTGCAAGTCAAGAGCTACCTCAAAGCTTTAAGTTGATAAACATTTTTTCCTCACAACAGGAAGATGAAGCGTGCCAAAATTTAATGGTCATGCCTCAATTAAACAAAATAACTAAGAATACGAATAACATATAAGAttagcataaatatataatgatagGTGTTCCAAAAAATGAATATAGCGACAAAACTTTCTGGTAAAGAGAAACATTCATCATCCAAAATTTGACCTACTGCAACTAAGGAATCACAAACCAATGAACCATGTCTCCCctttaaataaaaacaaaaaacacttCCTCTTCAAAAAGACTTCACTGTATGAGATCCTGTCTTAGCAGTCTTTCAGGCACCTTACTTTCTTCCTTGCTTGCCCTTAAAATTCTTTTGGCCACTAAAGTTTCTGCAATACAAATATAGTCGATCAAAAATTAGCCATTTGAACATAAGTGTGCAGGAATTAGTAACGGGTTCTGTGGAATTTGTACATACTTGTTGTTTGATTTGTTGCCAGAGAACTGGCCACCAGATTTTGGGGACTGGCCTttggatttgttgttgttgttaccaTTGAATGCAGGTTTACCATTTTGCTTAGCAAAAGGCGTGGCTGGACCTTTCTTACCGCCTGCGAAAAAAAGGTTGTCAATGACCAAGCATGTAAATTAACATTCCATGGAGAACGCAAACAATAGTAAcgcaaatattaaagaaatgAAGGACGAAAAATATATCCAACCTGACTTGTTGTCCGGTGTCGCTTGTTTTGCTTTTTTGTTAGAACCAGGAGCTACTTTAGGAGATGGAGCTGGTCTCTTCTTCTCCTCAACCTTCATCATAAACATTTAAAATTAGACTAAAAACTAAGCAAATTAAGCCAAATGGATCCACTCGCTAGTGTGAAAAAACTTGGGTACGAACATAAAGATCCAAAATTTAGTCCTCCTATCTcaaatttgtttgtcttactttcttttttagactGCTTCAAACAGAATCCCACTTTATATAGTTAGTAACTTTTTACACCCAATATCCTTCATggccacaagattcaaaggacattATGGTACGTTACACATCTTtagttttagaccacaagatgAGTACCTTTTTGGGCGTCTCTTCTTCTGAATCGTCATCTTCCTCTGAATCGTCATCCTCAGAATCATCAGAAAGATCCATACCTTCTGGACCACCCTAGTAAATCCAaagggacaaaaaaaaaagttcaatacacccaaacaaaaacaaaatataatgcAAAGCATATCTCCTCGTATTAAGAGAAAAACAATGCAGAATAAGCACCACAAATAGTCTTTATGAATCATACCATGGCTAGAGGTACAACATCAGAGTCATCTTCGCTATCGTCTTCATCATCAGAGTCATCTTCAGAGTCATCATCATCAGACTCCGCTTCTTTCTTTGGCTCTGCTACCTTAGCATTTTTTTTCTCTACAGGCTTTACATCCTTCACATCAGCCTTTTTCTCCTCAAGTTTCCCATTTAGTGCTTCTAGAACATTCTCTTCATCCGAAAAAACATCGTCTCCAGAGTCgacttcatcatcatcaacgcTTGGATCATCAGCTGTGTATCCAATGAAGTAGACACTGCCGTTCTTCCAGCCATGTGAAAGTTCAAACTCCTTTTCAAAGACCAAGTCAAACATCAACTGAGGTCTATCCTCAGCCGATAGAGTTCCAATCACATAACTGTTTTCTCCAACAGTTAGGCGTAGTGGAACATTTTTGGCTTCTTTGGTATCCTTCACTTCACCTATTGCAGCCTACAACAAAATCAAGATTTCAACATTCAAAAATGCCCTAATAGCCATTTAAGAGCCAAGACATGTTATGCTAGCTTGAGAATGAATACAACGACAAAAGGAATAAAAGCTAACCTGGGAAACATGAATAAGCTTGAAAAGCTCAGGCCTGACCTTTAGAGATTCTCCTGCTTTCACTTCAACACCTACACATAGTTCAtacaaatgaaattatttactattcaacttatttttcgtttaaaaaaaaaatcttttgccTGTGGAGCAAATAGAGGGACAGATAGGCAAAATTTTTACAGGTAGCCAGTCCCGGTACCCAATTTCAAAATTGCTACTTAATTTGTagcaagttttttttaaaatctatgCATGCCTACCCATTGCGGGACAACTTAAGACACGTCATGCATGAAGTTACATACATTACAGAGCATATGGAGTAAGAATTGATTTCTGCATCATGGAAACAATTCACCACAAACATATTAAggtgaaagcttgaagaaataagcagagttatatatacatacatatacatacatacatacatacatatatatatatatgtatatgcatacatatacatacattgtcagtttatttggttttgttcaactttaattttaattaactcTTAATTAAACTAAACATTATTGGTTTTAAGAAGTACACCTTTTCTCCAATTATGTGTGTTTAATAGACTTAGAAAGTATATAACTTGCAAATACTAAAAGGTGATGTCATGGAATCCTTATTTCAAAGCTTGCAATTTATTTCTCTTATCTATGAAATAATTTGGGTCAATAAATTACACaaagattaaaccttttgaaacaataacaacaaaaccTCGCAAATATTATAGCTTTTACACATAAagcttcaaaaaaatttaacactaatatcaacattctACAAAAAAACACAGTATAATATTGAACcataaaatatataacttgcaatttttttactttctttttaacTAATTACCAATAaagattaagaaaaaaagagaaataaaaacaCAGAAAAATTGAATTTCAAGCATACCCCATAGCTCTAAGAGAAACTaccataacaaaaaaaaaaaaaaaaaaaaaaaaacaaagaagctCAAAatctatcactttttttttttcaaataattacCAATAAAGTACACTAAAAACATAGAAATAAAACAACggaataaaaacaaaagaaattgaatttaaaAGATACCCAAAACTCAATTGATGAATTGTTAAACAAGTTTAAACcttttgaaataataataataataataataataataataataataataataataataataaaacctggcaaatattaaaatatttttcatcaatAATAACCAAGATTAAACCATAATAATAAAGCCTGGACAAATATTATAGCTTTTAACAGATACCCCAACAAAAATTTAGCAATTTTTAACACTAAATAACACATTCCGCTAGATACACAGTATATAAAATTGAACAAAATATCAATTAGAAACtaacaaaacaagaaaacaaagaagctACATAGAAAtaattactaaaaaaaaaaaaatcttttcaataattaataatactaataaaagCATATTTAAAGCATACCCCAAAACTccattgatgatattgttgattgAAATCACAAATACTGGGGTTGAAGAAGGGGAGAAAAAAATAGTGCTTTGTGAAGAGCAAATATGAAAGAGGGCGGATGAAGAAAGGGTTTAGAGGGCTTATATAGAAATATTTACCTAGGGTTTATGGCTTCCCCTAATAACATATCGTATTATGGGCCAATAAATGAACTCTTTATCGACATTTACACCAGGTAGCCACTTTTGTGAGATgcttttaaaattttgtgaGATATTTATGCattacaaaaaaatgaataatttgcGGAGGTTAAAAGTTACTGAATTATTTGGAACTTTAGCCTATCCTGAGTTAGCGGATGGAAGCTAAAACCCTCATGAATTgtaactttcaacctccgcaaatcACCCTTTTTTTGTAGTGTTAATTCGAACATTCGAACTGAAATCATTACataattaaactttttaattgAATGAATGACTAAAGCTTCAAGCTTCCAATGCACTCTCTctgtttcaaattatttgttgCGAATCATGACTATATAAGCTATTCTGATATTAAGAGATTTCATATAGATTTCATTCGTGGAAGCggacctttgatttccttggacCACGTAAGAATTCGTCGTCATATTGAATCTGCTTTTTCCTGGATGCTCTATAGGAATCCATCGCTATTCCTTTCCTCCACCGATAAAGGTTCATCCCGAGTTACAAGagcaatttctttttttttaattcttttttcttttcgttAGATTCTTTTTTATATGCCCCTTAAGAAATGTTAATTAGGAtggatttttaattattttctcttttatttatatttgaGCAATCATAGCATCGCCCCATAATTGAGGGATTTATAGCTTCAAgaataatactccctctatctcaTATTAGTTGGCCACATTATTAAATATATTCGTCccaaaatactccctccgttcacttttacttatccagtattctaaaatagattttcacttttacttatcacttTTAGCATACCAAGAGCTggcaatttattttttcctgttttacccatagtattaattactcactttaAATCATTTTCAAATCTCATAAAGATATGCTTCAATTAATATGGTTACGTTGGTAAATTATGTACTCCacttattatttcttaaacagcgtgaaaagttcaaagtggacaagtaaaagtgaacgaagGGAGTACATGTCTATTTataaaatcaagagataattaaTTAAAGTTTTCCTATTTTGACCTTAGCATTAATTGCTTTTCAAAATaaccaatattgattagagtataatttattggagagagataaggGTAATGTTATAAAAGtatacttttatttatgatttcttaaaagGGAGTGTGAAGggaaaagtggacaagtaatacGGGATGGAGGAAGTAATTGTTAAGGGTGAAGAGacgaaaataattaaatttgtcttaaaaaatttaaaactataaaaatttcacttttttcactttatagTGTTTgaccataaaaatttcaaatataacttaaagttgtatttagaatttgaaaaacaatcaaaacttatttttcattttcaatacattcaaataaacaaatattctttgcaaaaactataaccaagcacgactccatcttcaactccaactccaactccaaataccaaataaagtaaaaaatatttggttttcatggtgAAACGCCTACTAAAACTCAAAATTAGGAGTACAAATTTGCTCCTAAATTATAAAAGATTCAAATTTATCTTTCTACGAGTTTTCTACCTCAACTATTACCAACGATAcacctaaaatatcaaatatttatgttttttatCTGAACTATTTATCCAAACATACCTGAACGCCAATACTAGATAGTTcacatataaaatataaacaacTTATGTCAGGTACAAAGCTCCCAAAAGAGTGATACAAGTGTGTTTTCGACTATTAGTATCACTTAGCAATTAAAAGTGATAACTAATGTCGAAATTAATTATACCGCAATTATATCCCAATCAAATGTGATTAAATTCTGCAGTATACTATCCCTTGGTCATCTCAACAATACTACCTAGTCTGTTCTTCATGTCCATTTGTCTGTTTGATACTTCCCTTATCCAATCCCCCATGCCTACTGCCCTCACTCACCTCCGCCCTCTCATATCCTCATCATCACCCTTTTTCCTTCCCTCAAAACCCCTTCAATTATCTCCCTCTATATCCATCTACAcccctttttcttcatcttccaCTTTAGTACACCAACAAATTCTTTCCAATTCCCAAGAACCCCAACTCGATGACAACAAATGTGAACCCCAAAGTTTCAGTTTTGACGATTCTTGTTTTGattctttggaattgaagaagTTTGAAACCCCATGTGTTGAGGTGGGTGAATTAGAGGATATTCCTGATCAATGGCGGAGATCAAGATTAGCTTGGCTTTGTAAAGAACTACCTGCACATAAGACACCTACTATGGTTAGGATTCTTAATGCACAGAGGAAGTGGTTTAGGCAACAAGATGGGACTTATATTGCTGTTCATTGTATGCGTATTCGAGAAAATGATGCTGCTTTTAGGGTAATAATGTTGTGTTCATTTCCTTTAGTTTAGATAAAAAAAGTTGCTATCTTTTGTGTTTTTGGTTACGTTGGTAAATTCTTTTTCTCTGTGcttgtttgattttgttgatAAGATAACAGTGTTTGTTGTTAAGATGTTGCAGTTTGTATTTGAATTGGATCTTATTAGTGAACTTGATAACAACCCCTTCAATTATCTCCTTCCATATCCCTTTAGAACGCCTTTTCCTCATCTTCCACTTTACCAAGAAACccaactcaacaacaacaacatacccagtgtagttccacaagtggggtctaggaagggtagtgtgtacgcagaccttacccctaccttcaCAGATATAGAGGCCGAAGAAACCCAACTTGATGTCGACAAATGTGACCCCCAAAGTTTCAATTTTGACGATTCTTGTTTTGATTCTACGAAATTGAAGAAGTTCGAAATCCCGGCTATTGAGGTTAGTGAAATAGAGGACATTCCTGACCAATGGCGTAGATCAAGATTCGCTTGGCTTTGTAAAGAACTTCCTGCACATAAGACAGGTTAGGATTCTTAATGCTCAGAGGAAGTGCTTTAGGCAACAAGATGGGACTTATATTGCTGTTCATTGTATGCGTATTCGCGAAAATGAAGCTGCTTTCAGGGTAATAATATGTTGATTTCctttagtttagtttagttaTTCTTTATTGTTGAAAATTGTTCTTGCCATTTTGTTTCTCTGTGCttgtttgatttttgttgataaCTAGATAAGACATGGGgcgtgtttggtatgaaggaaaatgttttc encodes:
- the LOC132065422 gene encoding histone deacetylase HDT2-like isoform X2 codes for the protein MEFWGVEVKAGESLKVRPELFKLIHVSQAAIGEVKDTKEAKNVPLRLTVGENSYVIGTLSAEDRPQLMFDLVFEKEFELSHGWKNGSVYFIGYTADDPSVDDDEVDSGDDVFSDEENVLEALNGKLEEKKADVKDVKPVEKKNAKVAEPKKEAESDDDDSEDDSDDEDDSEDDSDVVPLAMGGPEGMDLSDDSEDDDSEEDDDSEEETPKKVEEKKRPAPSPKVAPGSNKKAKQATPDNKSGGKKGPATPFAKQNGKPAFNGNNNNKSKGQSPKSGGQFSGNKSNKNFSGQKNFKGKQGRK
- the LOC132065422 gene encoding histone deacetylase HDT2-like isoform X1 — protein: MEFWGVEVKAGESLKVRPELFKLIHVSQAAIGEVKDTKEAKNVPLRLTVGENSYVIGTLSAEDRPQLMFDLVFEKEFELSHGWKNGSVYFIGYTADDPSVDDDEVDSGDDVFSDEENVLEALNGKLEEKKADVKDVKPVEKKNAKVAEPKKEAESDDDDSEDDSDDEDDSEDDSDVVPLAMGGPEGMDLSDDSEDDDSEEDDDSEEETPKKVEEKKRPAPSPKVAPGSNKKAKQATPDNKSGGKKGPATPFAKQNGKPAFNGNNNNKSKGQSPKSGGQFSGNKSNNKNFSGQKNFKGKQGRK